A part of Acidimicrobiales bacterium genomic DNA contains:
- the cysC gene encoding adenylyl-sulfate kinase produces MVVPASDLVWATSRLTRRDRWRWLGTRGVTVWFTGLSGSGKSTLAAAVEEHLVANGRAAYRLDGDNMRSGLNGDLDFSPEGREENVRRVAEVARLFADAGIVALAALISPYAEGRRRARALHEDAGLRFVEVYVSTPMAVCAERDPKGLYARASAGDLSTFTGVSHPYEPPESPEVVVGHDLSLAEALERVLVALGAPGSGI; encoded by the coding sequence GTGGTCGTCCCCGCCTCCGACCTGGTGTGGGCGACGAGCCGCCTGACGCGGCGCGACCGCTGGCGGTGGCTCGGCACCCGCGGGGTGACGGTGTGGTTCACCGGCCTGTCGGGCTCGGGGAAGTCGACGCTGGCCGCCGCGGTCGAGGAGCACCTGGTGGCGAACGGCCGCGCCGCGTACCGCCTCGACGGGGACAACATGCGGTCCGGCCTCAACGGCGACCTCGACTTCAGTCCCGAGGGCCGCGAGGAGAACGTCCGGCGGGTGGCCGAGGTGGCCCGCCTGTTCGCCGACGCCGGCATCGTGGCCCTGGCCGCGCTCATCAGCCCCTACGCCGAGGGGCGGCGCCGGGCGCGCGCCCTGCACGAGGACGCCGGCCTGCGGTTCGTCGAGGTGTACGTGTCGACGCCCATGGCCGTGTGCGCCGAGCGGGACCCGAAGGGCCTCTACGCCCGGGCCTCGGCGGGGGACCTGTCCACCTTCACGGGGGTCAGCCACCCCTACGAGCCACCGGAATCGCCGGAGGTCGTCGTGGGCCACGACCTCTCGCTGGCGGAGGCCCTGGAGCGGGTCCTCGTGGCCCTCGGGGCGCCCGGTTCAGGGATCTAG